In Fluviispira sanaruensis, a genomic segment contains:
- a CDS encoding ABC-F family ATP-binding cassette domain-containing protein, translating into MSSAPYLSCYNLSTSYGSTQLFNNLSFTVHPGERWGIVGPNGAGKSTLFRLITGTQDADTGSISIRNGIRLAIVNQKYSFDIEKTVEEILRDSLPEEYDLDLQIKKIEDEIDKHSLLAEENPEITNDTQWGEKLSDLNDKLINISGVGTDNVILSALKAGKLLSLRDRQFKNLSGGQQKCVQIVSALLKNPQLILLDEPTNHLDVQTVDWLEEFLLEVVEQGVGLFGFKPKNESTEPVAFVIISHDRALLDTLVNRVLEIEAGESKQYDGNFETYSQLKLENEIVEQKTRSKMANLMRRELAWLRTGAKARTTKQKSRIDRALALDKSLNAKNQKANLPKSAEMNFDALMTDEQRNNEDNIIPVVRNLGEQELVRFKNVSIKHPAATDNNHFVFQNLEFVIKPKMRIALLGPNGCGKSTLMNLVVNQIKPDLGEITYHELVKISHFDQQRQKLDPNETVRSTIAPEGEYVHFAGKYMHIMSYLDRFLFFKFDANRKVGELSGGEQARLLLAKLMLEQGNLLILDEPTNDLDISTLQVLEKNLCDFQGGVLFTSHDRYFVQRVATGLFTFLGEKNKNGIRTGDWLMLPDLDQALESMEKYKETDSIKKQTEKAPLEPENKNTNSQTKKAKLSFKEQRELDEVERKIEKLETFLGQLEKQLENAYANNLPYNETALISAEIQTKQTDLDLCYLKWEELSAKNT; encoded by the coding sequence ATGTCATCTGCACCCTATTTAAGCTGTTACAATCTATCAACGAGTTATGGATCTACCCAATTATTCAACAATCTTTCTTTTACGGTTCATCCCGGAGAAAGATGGGGTATAGTGGGGCCCAATGGGGCAGGAAAATCAACATTATTCCGACTTATAACAGGCACTCAAGATGCAGATACAGGTTCCATATCTATACGCAATGGTATTCGCTTAGCGATTGTCAATCAGAAATATTCTTTTGACATTGAAAAAACTGTTGAAGAAATTCTTAGAGATTCCCTTCCAGAAGAATACGATCTTGACCTCCAAATTAAAAAAATTGAAGATGAAATTGACAAGCATTCTCTCTTAGCTGAAGAAAACCCTGAAATAACCAACGATACACAATGGGGCGAAAAGCTCAGTGATTTAAATGATAAACTTATAAATATTTCAGGTGTAGGCACAGACAACGTTATATTAAGTGCACTCAAAGCTGGCAAACTTCTCTCTTTGCGCGATCGACAGTTCAAAAACTTATCCGGTGGTCAGCAGAAATGCGTACAAATCGTTTCAGCACTCTTAAAAAACCCGCAACTTATACTCCTAGACGAACCAACGAACCACTTGGATGTGCAAACAGTCGATTGGTTAGAAGAGTTTTTACTTGAAGTTGTTGAACAAGGAGTTGGACTTTTTGGATTTAAGCCTAAAAATGAATCTACCGAACCCGTAGCTTTTGTGATTATTTCCCATGACCGTGCTCTTCTCGATACCTTAGTAAATAGAGTTCTAGAAATTGAGGCTGGGGAATCTAAACAATATGATGGCAATTTTGAAACCTACAGCCAACTCAAACTTGAAAATGAAATTGTTGAGCAAAAAACCCGCTCGAAAATGGCTAACCTCATGCGACGGGAATTGGCATGGCTGCGTACAGGCGCAAAAGCCAGAACAACGAAGCAGAAATCGCGTATAGATAGAGCGCTTGCTCTGGATAAAAGCTTAAATGCAAAGAATCAAAAAGCCAATTTACCAAAAAGTGCTGAAATGAATTTCGATGCCCTTATGACAGATGAACAAAGGAACAATGAAGATAATATTATTCCAGTTGTAAGAAACTTAGGGGAACAAGAACTTGTCCGCTTTAAAAATGTTTCCATAAAACATCCTGCTGCGACCGACAACAATCACTTTGTTTTTCAAAATCTTGAATTTGTGATTAAACCTAAAATGCGCATTGCTTTGTTGGGACCAAATGGCTGCGGTAAATCGACCTTAATGAATTTAGTGGTGAACCAAATAAAACCAGATCTTGGTGAAATCACTTATCATGAGCTTGTTAAAATCTCTCACTTCGATCAACAAAGACAAAAACTCGACCCGAATGAAACAGTCCGTTCAACCATTGCACCGGAAGGTGAATATGTGCATTTTGCTGGTAAATATATGCATATTATGAGCTATTTAGATCGTTTTTTATTTTTTAAATTCGACGCCAATCGAAAAGTCGGTGAACTTTCTGGTGGTGAACAAGCCCGTCTTTTACTTGCCAAACTTATGCTTGAGCAAGGCAATTTATTGATCCTTGACGAACCGACCAATGATCTTGATATATCGACCCTGCAAGTGCTTGAAAAAAATCTGTGCGATTTCCAAGGTGGTGTTTTATTTACGAGTCATGATCGTTATTTTGTCCAAAGGGTTGCCACAGGGTTATTTACCTTTTTAGGTGAGAAAAATAAAAATGGAATCCGCACCGGTGATTGGCTTATGTTACCCGATCTGGATCAAGCTCTTGAGTCTATGGAAAAATACAAAGAAACAGATTCTATTAAAAAGCAAACAGAGAAAGCACCTCTTGAGCCTGAAAATAAAAATACAAATTCTCAAACAAAAAAAGCAAAACTCAGTTTTAAGGAACAAAGAGAGCTTGATGAAGTTGAAAGAAAGATTGAAAAACTTGAAACATTCCTTGGGCAATTAGAAAAGCAATTAGAAAATGCTTATGCGAATAATTTACCTTATAACGAAACAGCTTTAATTTCTGCAGAAATTCAAACAAAACAAACTGATCTTGATTTGTGTTACTTAAAATGGGAAGAACTATCTGCCAAAAACACCTAA
- a CDS encoding chloride channel protein produces MTYIEKMRYFRGKFFVHKSAFFHKRDFFICLLSLIIGIFIGFLAEALKLVINLVTNIFYFGKFSITEALPAQHQLGYWAFFMPVIGGIIIGLIARFINPAVYGHGIPETMEKVLLNDSIISKRLLILKPTAAAISVGSGGPFGDEGPIIATGGILGSTIGQFIKTSSYERKILLSAGVAGAVSSAFGSPLGGIFLALELMLYEFKSRSLIPVALSVIAAEFIRMKFVGDELIFPMSVVSLPSASSEIFCFFIIGIISGIVAVGITHCVHYLENGYAKLPMHWMWWPAIGGIGVGAIGLLEPKILGAGYSTITQILNGHIVADSIIYLFILKFLAWLIAVSSRTTAGTLAPLFMMGSALGVTLFGFIIYFFPLINLDIKTAALVGMAALFCGVTRAFLASVFITLESTHQFWAAVPILTGCVAAYIVSLFLMQHSILTKELEKKGVSFLLEENAKKTENDLQQKPNDVY; encoded by the coding sequence ATGACATACATAGAAAAAATGCGTTATTTCAGAGGAAAGTTTTTTGTGCATAAGTCTGCATTTTTTCATAAGCGCGATTTTTTTATCTGCCTGTTGAGTCTAATAATAGGAATTTTTATTGGTTTTCTTGCTGAAGCATTAAAACTTGTGATTAATCTTGTGACAAATATATTTTATTTTGGAAAATTTTCTATAACAGAAGCATTACCTGCTCAACATCAGTTAGGTTATTGGGCTTTTTTTATGCCAGTTATAGGTGGTATTATTATTGGTTTGATTGCGAGATTTATCAACCCAGCAGTGTATGGTCACGGTATTCCAGAAACAATGGAAAAAGTATTATTGAATGACAGCATTATTTCCAAAAGATTACTTATTTTAAAACCAACTGCGGCTGCTATATCTGTTGGTTCTGGTGGTCCTTTTGGAGATGAAGGTCCTATTATTGCAACAGGTGGAATTCTAGGCTCTACCATCGGTCAATTTATTAAAACATCATCTTATGAACGAAAAATATTATTGAGTGCGGGGGTTGCGGGCGCTGTATCGTCAGCTTTTGGCAGTCCATTGGGTGGAATATTCTTGGCTTTAGAATTAATGTTATATGAATTTAAATCAAGATCACTAATTCCGGTAGCTCTTTCTGTCATAGCAGCAGAATTTATAAGAATGAAATTCGTTGGAGATGAACTTATTTTTCCAATGTCTGTTGTTTCATTACCATCTGCATCGAGCGAAATATTTTGTTTTTTTATTATTGGAATCATTTCGGGTATTGTCGCAGTTGGAATCACTCATTGCGTGCATTATTTAGAAAATGGTTATGCGAAACTCCCTATGCACTGGATGTGGTGGCCAGCGATCGGTGGCATAGGAGTGGGTGCTATAGGTTTATTAGAACCCAAAATACTAGGAGCAGGTTATTCAACCATCACGCAAATATTAAATGGACATATTGTTGCTGATTCTATTATCTATTTATTTATTTTAAAATTTTTAGCATGGCTAATTGCAGTGAGTAGTAGAACAACAGCTGGTACTTTAGCACCATTATTTATGATGGGAAGCGCATTAGGTGTTACTTTATTTGGATTTATTATTTATTTTTTTCCTTTAATTAATCTTGACATTAAAACAGCTGCATTGGTAGGTATGGCAGCGCTTTTTTGCGGAGTGACACGGGCTTTTTTAGCATCTGTGTTTATAACTTTGGAATCAACTCATCAGTTTTGGGCTGCCGTACCCATACTTACAGGCTGTGTTGCGGCGTATATTGTTTCATTATTTTTAATGCAGCATTCTATTCTGACAAAAGAGCTTGAGAAAAAAGGTGTTTCATTTCTACTTGAGGAGAATGCAAAAAAGACTGAGAATGATTTACAGCAAAAACCAAATGATGTTTATTGA
- a CDS encoding FAD-dependent oxidoreductase → MDLNVLIVGGGIHGTGLLHDLATRNVPGVHLVEKSLLSSGTSSKSTKLVHGGLRYLEHLNQWGLVHEALKERAILLRLLRDIVKPLPFVLPNFKGDKRPPWMIRMGLFFYDLLAGDGGLPSASSINKKDILSYAPYLNPEKVEKEMISAFQYYDAQMLDDVITRIVAEAAVKLGASYEENAKVTEVIPIQDGYKVTIVSNDSSKTLTTRTIVNASGAWCNANLLNWNIIPNITCLLNLGTHIVFNPEAVPNGDITKNSATLIQEPDGRIVFFIPWFGKWLYGTTESILVGEPSHVRYPEEDKAYLMHTAKETLNLYEAEKNISEIFCGVRCMPLHVKAKIKNLNSAWNNEPFNSPFYVRQLDKNISGLSRETVLDEVLPGLITIYGGKYTTYRSISEKIGALLSRKLKLGSSTGTHLAENWFLSELMQEKPSLFLTSANLRQM, encoded by the coding sequence ATGGATTTGAATGTTCTTATCGTCGGCGGAGGAATACACGGCACAGGACTCTTGCATGATCTTGCAACTCGCAATGTACCAGGTGTCCACCTAGTTGAAAAAAGTCTACTCTCATCTGGGACATCAAGCAAAAGCACAAAGCTTGTGCATGGTGGGCTTAGATATCTCGAACACCTGAATCAATGGGGACTTGTGCATGAAGCACTTAAAGAAAGAGCAATTTTATTACGTTTACTTAGAGATATCGTGAAACCTCTTCCCTTTGTCCTTCCTAATTTTAAAGGCGACAAAAGACCTCCCTGGATGATTCGTATGGGGCTCTTTTTTTATGATCTTTTGGCTGGAGATGGCGGACTTCCATCTGCTAGTTCGATAAATAAAAAAGATATTCTCAGCTATGCGCCTTATTTAAATCCTGAAAAAGTTGAAAAAGAAATGATTAGTGCATTTCAATATTACGATGCACAAATGCTAGATGATGTTATTACAAGGATTGTTGCTGAGGCTGCTGTTAAGCTCGGTGCGAGTTATGAAGAAAACGCTAAAGTAACAGAAGTCATTCCAATCCAAGACGGATATAAAGTAACAATTGTAAGCAATGATTCTTCCAAAACTTTAACAACAAGAACAATTGTGAATGCCTCTGGAGCTTGGTGCAATGCAAATCTGTTAAATTGGAATATTATCCCAAATATCACTTGTCTCTTGAATCTCGGCACTCACATTGTTTTCAATCCCGAAGCAGTCCCCAATGGGGATATTACCAAAAATTCCGCAACTCTTATTCAAGAACCAGATGGAAGAATCGTATTTTTTATTCCTTGGTTTGGTAAATGGCTATATGGTACAACTGAGTCTATTCTTGTAGGAGAACCATCGCATGTTCGTTATCCAGAAGAAGATAAAGCGTATCTTATGCACACAGCTAAAGAGACACTCAATTTATACGAAGCTGAAAAAAATATTTCCGAAATTTTTTGCGGTGTCCGTTGTATGCCTCTCCATGTAAAAGCAAAAATTAAAAATTTAAACTCTGCTTGGAATAATGAACCTTTTAATTCTCCTTTTTATGTAAGACAACTCGATAAAAATATATCTGGATTATCGAGAGAAACAGTTCTAGATGAAGTTCTTCCAGGATTAATTACAATTTATGGTGGTAAATACACAACGTATCGCTCTATTTCAGAAAAAATTGGCGCTCTCCTTTCGCGAAAATTAAAATTAGGCTCATCGACTGGAACACATTTAGCTGAAAATTGGTTTTTATCTGAACTCATGCAAGAAAAACCCAGTCTATTTTTAACCTCTGCCAATCTTCGTCAGATGTAA
- a CDS encoding carboxy terminal-processing peptidase: protein MRIVANMFLAFLLCCLAWESIAPKIAYGDNSKNARIIASVLSCREVKLRVNAMLDLHFFYTEFNEDLSKKTFKKIFDLMDPSKVYFIKSDIKSFSYLENSLNKKIENNNCDFLFEIFSLFLKRVGERIEKTKFFLAKPIDFSKPDYIPSGKIDWSSNFTEADERMKKRVKIQYISSENLEEDSAKIRERLLKSYLKLEKKYKDFDDDKIYSLLLNSIALAMDPHSAHLLPADHDSFVIHISNKLEGIGAQLQEKDGYIVVKSLVQGGVAQKDGRLKAKDRIIAIDPGNGTGLKDLSDLDVEQTVNLVRGNKGTSVRLVVLRKTLKGNERLNIILVRDEIDLKDDEVKTKVVENGNKKIGVIKISTFYTDLKCKVKIFSQCHGVSYDVEQGLKKLLAKGVDGILIDLRNNGGGDFPESIRMTGLFVPSGTAVQTLDRNQVIKKQQISESSWLYKGPLIVLINKYSASASEIFAGAIQDFSRGIVIGNKSTYGKASVQVVQEFPGSHGRRSDGALKVTQSKFYRPSGKSNQLVGVQSDIIIPDILDAFEIGEEQLDFALPLDSIPPAKNFRPLLNLSGLIGKLKLLSQERIIKNIKYREIIAKIERYNIEKKQPMLLSKEYVKSLEEKENPRDMKEKEGDSGDEIVFQNDLLMQEALNITSDSIKLTENNSLWIGMGN, encoded by the coding sequence ATGCGTATAGTTGCAAATATGTTCCTCGCATTTTTACTTTGTTGCCTTGCTTGGGAGTCAATAGCTCCAAAAATAGCTTACGGAGACAATTCGAAAAATGCAAGAATAATTGCTTCTGTACTTTCATGTAGAGAAGTCAAATTACGAGTGAATGCAATGCTCGATCTCCATTTCTTTTATACAGAGTTTAATGAAGATTTGTCAAAGAAAACATTTAAAAAAATTTTTGATTTAATGGATCCATCAAAAGTCTATTTTATTAAATCAGATATTAAATCCTTTTCTTATCTTGAAAACTCTTTAAATAAAAAAATTGAAAATAATAATTGTGATTTTCTTTTCGAAATATTCAGTCTTTTTTTAAAAAGAGTAGGAGAACGCATAGAAAAAACAAAGTTTTTTCTAGCAAAACCGATCGACTTCTCTAAACCTGATTATATCCCGAGTGGAAAAATAGATTGGAGCTCGAATTTTACCGAAGCTGATGAAAGAATGAAAAAAAGAGTTAAAATCCAATATATTTCGTCAGAAAATCTTGAAGAAGATAGTGCTAAAATTCGGGAAAGGCTTTTGAAAAGTTATCTAAAATTAGAAAAGAAATATAAAGATTTTGATGATGATAAAATATATTCTCTTTTGTTAAATAGCATAGCTCTCGCAATGGATCCGCATTCTGCACATTTGCTACCAGCAGATCACGACTCTTTCGTCATTCATATCAGCAATAAACTCGAAGGAATTGGCGCACAGTTACAAGAAAAAGATGGATATATTGTTGTGAAGTCTCTCGTACAAGGAGGGGTCGCACAAAAAGATGGAAGGCTCAAAGCTAAAGATAGAATCATAGCAATTGATCCTGGGAATGGGACAGGTCTTAAAGATTTAAGTGATTTAGATGTTGAACAAACCGTTAATTTAGTTCGAGGCAATAAAGGAACAAGCGTCCGGCTGGTTGTTTTAAGAAAAACACTGAAGGGAAATGAAAGATTAAATATTATACTTGTGCGTGATGAAATTGATTTAAAAGATGATGAAGTAAAAACGAAAGTTGTTGAAAATGGAAATAAAAAAATTGGCGTAATAAAAATATCTACATTTTATACTGATCTCAAATGCAAAGTTAAAATATTTTCTCAATGCCATGGAGTGAGTTACGATGTTGAACAAGGATTAAAAAAACTTCTTGCAAAAGGAGTTGACGGTATTTTGATTGACTTACGTAACAATGGAGGTGGAGATTTTCCAGAAAGTATTCGTATGACTGGATTATTTGTTCCTTCAGGAACAGCTGTTCAAACTTTAGATCGCAATCAAGTCATAAAGAAACAACAGATCAGCGAATCAAGTTGGCTATATAAAGGCCCACTGATTGTCCTTATAAATAAATACAGTGCCTCCGCATCAGAAATATTTGCAGGAGCTATTCAAGACTTCTCTCGAGGCATTGTTATTGGAAATAAAAGTACCTATGGTAAAGCGAGCGTGCAAGTTGTGCAAGAGTTTCCTGGCAGCCATGGACGAAGAAGTGATGGCGCTCTTAAAGTAACGCAAAGTAAATTTTACCGCCCAAGTGGGAAAAGTAATCAACTAGTTGGAGTACAATCAGATATAATTATACCTGATATACTTGATGCATTTGAAATTGGAGAAGAACAATTAGATTTTGCATTGCCTCTTGACAGCATTCCACCGGCCAAAAATTTTAGACCTTTACTCAATTTATCTGGATTGATTGGAAAACTAAAATTATTGAGTCAAGAACGTATTATAAAAAATATAAAATATCGAGAAATCATTGCTAAAATCGAAAGATACAATATAGAAAAAAAACAACCCATGCTTCTTTCAAAAGAATATGTAAAATCTTTAGAAGAAAAAGAAAATCCAAGAGATATGAAAGAAAAAGAAGGTGACAGTGGTGATGAAATCGTTTTTCAAAACGACCTGCTTATGCAAGAAGCATTAAATATTACCAGTGACTCAATAAAATTAACAGAAAATAATTCATTGTGGATTGGCATGGGTAATTAA
- a CDS encoding Fur family transcriptional regulator, whose translation MILSKGLKASSPLTTAQIEKRLNDVGVSATAQRIAICKYILCEADHPTAEDIKNWTDLNFPKLSRATVYNTLEILVQAGLLKELKLPHTGKIVYDTNVEEHFHFLDSATGKLFDVSPEECQVTLAMPKDISVQGVEVFLRGKISIK comes from the coding sequence ATGATATTGAGTAAAGGCTTAAAAGCATCAAGTCCGTTGACGACCGCGCAAATTGAGAAGCGGTTAAATGATGTGGGCGTTTCAGCAACTGCCCAGAGGATTGCAATTTGTAAATATATTTTATGTGAAGCAGATCACCCGACTGCTGAAGACATTAAAAATTGGACTGACCTCAATTTCCCTAAGCTCAGCCGCGCTACGGTTTATAACACTCTTGAAATATTAGTCCAAGCTGGCCTGTTAAAGGAGTTAAAATTACCGCATACTGGAAAAATAGTTTATGATACCAATGTTGAAGAACATTTTCATTTTCTAGATAGTGCAACAGGAAAACTTTTCGATGTTTCTCCTGAAGAATGTCAAGTGACTTTGGCAATGCCCAAAGATATTTCTGTTCAGGGGGTAGAAGTATTTTTACGTGGGAAAATTTCTATAAAATAA
- a CDS encoding cysteine desulfurase family protein, producing the protein MNKFIENFVLPSEWMNSSPQKIEPISFGGIKLPQNTIYLDFASSTPLDKRILEKMTPWMLGYFANSANRLHPMGELTEHALGWARTTLAKIFSVSFEEVIFTGSATESNNLFLRGLVENPHRKRNKIVYCATEHSSIIVTANTLSALSENIQIAELPVDEYGQINIQIAERVIDENTLCVCVMDVNNETGIRQLQLEKIRKISLECGALLHVDASQGFARSHLIAEGIDFDSLTISSAKIYGPKGAAALILKKRRPKIKLQAQLTGGGHEFDLRSSTPNIAAIMGFTYACLFQQQEASERIKYYEFLENAFCDELNKHIQVKFYGVKKQKIAGILTISFQNVNAMKLLEETRTVCASVGSACKTLQATASHVLVAMGIELENTLASFRVSFGLTNSEQEVREAAKILAQTAHHLREKSATLL; encoded by the coding sequence ATGAATAAATTTATAGAAAACTTTGTTCTCCCCTCAGAATGGATGAATTCAAGTCCACAAAAAATCGAACCAATTTCTTTTGGTGGAATAAAACTTCCTCAAAATACAATTTATCTTGATTTTGCCTCAAGCACACCGCTCGACAAAAGAATTTTAGAAAAAATGACACCTTGGATGCTTGGTTATTTTGCAAATTCTGCCAATAGATTGCACCCCATGGGCGAATTAACAGAACATGCTTTGGGTTGGGCCCGCACAACCTTAGCAAAAATTTTTTCTGTTTCTTTTGAGGAAGTTATTTTTACTGGAAGCGCAACAGAAAGTAACAACCTATTTTTAAGAGGGCTTGTTGAAAATCCTCATAGAAAGAGAAATAAAATTGTTTATTGTGCAACTGAGCATTCTAGTATTATCGTAACAGCAAATACTTTAAGTGCTCTTTCTGAAAACATTCAGATTGCTGAATTGCCTGTTGATGAATACGGACAAATAAATATTCAAATTGCAGAGCGAGTCATTGATGAAAATACTTTATGCGTCTGTGTAATGGATGTGAATAACGAAACAGGTATTAGACAATTGCAACTTGAAAAAATTAGAAAAATTTCTTTAGAATGCGGAGCTCTTCTCCATGTGGATGCCTCTCAAGGATTTGCCCGCAGTCATTTAATCGCTGAAGGAATTGATTTCGACTCCTTAACAATTTCATCTGCAAAAATATATGGGCCAAAAGGGGCTGCAGCCCTTATTTTAAAAAAAAGAAGACCCAAAATTAAATTACAAGCGCAATTGACTGGGGGAGGCCATGAGTTCGATCTGCGCTCAAGCACACCAAATATTGCAGCAATCATGGGCTTTACTTATGCTTGTCTGTTTCAACAACAAGAGGCTAGCGAACGAATCAAATATTATGAATTTCTAGAAAATGCCTTTTGCGATGAATTAAATAAACACATACAAGTTAAATTTTATGGAGTTAAAAAGCAAAAAATTGCTGGCATATTGACAATCTCCTTTCAGAACGTCAATGCTATGAAACTTTTAGAAGAAACGAGAACTGTCTGCGCCAGTGTCGGAAGTGCATGTAAAACTCTGCAAGCTACTGCGAGTCATGTTCTAGTGGCCATGGGAATAGAGCTTGAAAATACTTTAGCGAGTTTTCGAGTGAGTTTTGGTTTGACTAACTCAGAGCAAGAGGTAAGAGAAGCTGCAAAAATACTTGCGCAAACAGCTCATCACTTGAGAGAAAAATCTGCAACTCTTTTATAA
- a CDS encoding TatD family hydrolase gives MSSDFGNAQRYFCSGGRSIFTWENFYKINNPYLIDAHFHLNYLKDIPRSIEQALKSSVKSGVVAGVWNNDTLEHLALKDNKSLENIKFLKKDLQQLNSIKDDEFICFLAHGLHPMSVHEKWLNADGSCHNESIQSDIQQFKDILYKNLNYIWAIGETGFDLSKDILQSEKCKNLSKQDIIFLQNIAFEVCVQAAIQYNLPLILHLRGSWSLCINKIKWAKNKGVKKIMVHCFSGPAEDMKTLARLSIYCSFGGVPTWEKAVKNRNAFLQCDPNFLMLETDSPDLPPELPDQAKLENNEPKYLKNIAEILAKYANTDLDYFIKNSNKNILNFLGVFGR, from the coding sequence ATGTCAAGTGACTTTGGCAATGCCCAAAGATATTTCTGTTCAGGGGGTAGAAGTATTTTTACGTGGGAAAATTTCTATAAAATAAACAATCCTTATTTAATCGATGCACATTTTCATTTAAATTATCTTAAAGATATTCCAAGATCTATTGAACAAGCTCTAAAGTCTTCTGTTAAATCAGGAGTTGTGGCTGGCGTTTGGAATAATGACACACTTGAACATCTTGCCTTAAAAGACAATAAGTCACTCGAAAACATAAAATTCTTAAAAAAAGATTTACAGCAATTAAACTCTATAAAAGATGATGAATTCATCTGTTTTTTAGCGCATGGTTTACATCCTATGTCTGTCCATGAAAAATGGCTCAATGCGGACGGTAGCTGTCATAATGAGAGCATTCAAAGTGATATTCAACAATTCAAAGATATATTATATAAAAATTTAAATTATATTTGGGCTATTGGTGAAACGGGTTTCGACCTTTCCAAAGATATTTTGCAAAGCGAAAAGTGCAAGAATTTAAGTAAACAAGATATTATTTTTTTACAAAATATTGCATTTGAAGTTTGTGTGCAGGCAGCTATTCAATATAATTTGCCGCTGATTTTGCACTTAAGAGGAAGCTGGAGTCTTTGTATAAACAAAATTAAGTGGGCAAAAAATAAAGGCGTAAAAAAAATCATGGTCCATTGTTTTAGTGGACCAGCTGAAGATATGAAAACTTTAGCGCGATTATCAATTTATTGTTCATTTGGTGGGGTTCCCACCTGGGAAAAAGCTGTAAAAAATCGCAATGCATTTTTACAGTGTGATCCCAATTTCCTCATGCTCGAAACCGATTCTCCAGATTTGCCTCCAGAATTGCCAGACCAAGCTAAATTAGAAAATAATGAACCAAAATATTTAAAAAATATTGCAGAAATTTTGGCTAAATATGCAAATACAGATTTAGATTATTTTATAAAAAATTCTAATAAAAATATTTTAAATTTTTTAGGTGTTTTTGGCAGATAG
- a CDS encoding trimeric intracellular cation channel family protein: protein MLLAILDYSGSFAFCVSGASIAASRRMDLFGIFVMTVIAGFGGGCLRDVLIGKTPPTVFNTPAYWIIALSATFLVYFFNIQNKYVEKIIVLFDAIGLAFFTVVGVKVGIQTGLSNYQCVLMGVITACFGGITRDVIINRVPYVFQNEIYGGFALLGGILYFALRNYMSEGIPDLIVIPLIFSMRMISVWKNWHLPRAGEVSIRKRKFPMTRKPTSRPNS from the coding sequence ATGTTGCTGGCTATTCTTGATTACAGTGGATCTTTTGCTTTTTGTGTCAGTGGTGCATCGATTGCAGCTTCTCGCAGAATGGATCTCTTTGGCATTTTTGTCATGACCGTGATTGCAGGATTTGGTGGAGGTTGTCTGCGGGATGTCCTTATTGGCAAAACCCCTCCTACCGTGTTTAACACACCAGCTTATTGGATTATTGCGTTGAGTGCTACTTTTTTAGTCTACTTCTTCAATATTCAAAACAAGTATGTAGAGAAGATTATTGTTTTGTTCGATGCTATTGGTCTTGCTTTTTTTACAGTAGTTGGAGTTAAAGTTGGCATTCAAACAGGACTTTCTAATTATCAATGTGTCCTAATGGGTGTGATAACAGCGTGTTTTGGCGGTATCACTCGGGATGTCATTATCAATCGAGTTCCCTATGTTTTTCAAAATGAAATTTATGGAGGTTTTGCCCTCTTAGGGGGGATATTGTACTTTGCTCTGCGCAATTATATGAGTGAAGGAATTCCAGATCTCATTGTTATTCCTCTTATATTTTCGATGCGTATGATCTCTGTGTGGAAAAATTGGCATTTGCCAAGAGCGGGAGAAGTTTCTATTCGCAAGCGTAAGTTTCCAATGACAAGGAAGCCAACTTCAAGGCCAAATAGTTAA
- a CDS encoding Fur family transcriptional regulator produces MTTARSPRDSLPKRAHLHQVFESYLNQLGLRQTRQRRIILDAVLASGRHVDAETIANEVKKTDSSIGLATVYRTLKMMTDSQILVERHFGGDRASFEFADQGDEHHDHLICKQCGEIVEFYDADLEKRQEEVAKNLGYKLIHHKMELFAECLGLDKCERKNSK; encoded by the coding sequence ATGACGACAGCCCGCAGTCCAAGAGATTCTTTGCCAAAGAGAGCTCATTTACATCAAGTGTTTGAGTCCTATCTCAATCAACTCGGCTTGCGCCAGACAAGGCAGCGGAGAATTATTCTCGACGCAGTTCTTGCTTCAGGTCGCCATGTCGATGCCGAAACCATCGCAAATGAAGTGAAAAAGACGGATAGTTCAATCGGACTAGCTACTGTATATCGTACTCTTAAAATGATGACCGATTCACAAATATTGGTAGAACGGCATTTTGGAGGCGATAGAGCTAGTTTTGAGTTTGCCGATCAAGGAGATGAGCACCACGACCATCTTATCTGCAAACAATGTGGTGAAATTGTCGAATTCTATGATGCAGATCTTGAAAAGCGACAAGAAGAGGTTGCAAAAAATTTAGGCTATAAATTAATCCATCATAAAATGGAGCTTTTTGCGGAATGTTTAGGCTTAGACAAGTGTGAACGTAAAAATTCAAAATAG